A window from Triticum aestivum cultivar Chinese Spring chromosome 6D, IWGSC CS RefSeq v2.1, whole genome shotgun sequence encodes these proteins:
- the LOC123143292 gene encoding protein LURP-one-related 15: protein MAMAGGAPPAPLPVVGHQFCAPYVVPLTVTKKALSLSDGDFAITDANGAVVLKVKGAIFSIRSRRTILDGAGMPLLTMQEKVFSMHHRWEVFRGDSTNAGDLLFTVKTTSLIQLKTEMDVFLAGNTAQQVCDFKIKGSYFDRSCVFYLGDSNNMVAQMSRKLTVSNVLLGRDTFSVTVFPHVDYVFIASLVVILDEVHRDKRDD from the exons ATGGCGATGGCCGGCGGAGCCCCGCCGGCGCCGCTGCCGGTGGTGGGGCACCAGTTCTGCGCGCCCTACGTGGTGCCGCTGACGGTGACCAAGAAGGCGCTCAGCCTCTCCGACGGCGACTTCGCCATCACGGACGCCAACGGCGCCGTCGTGCTCAAGGTCAAGGGCGCCATCTTCAGCATCCGGAGCCGCCGCACCATCCTCGACGGCGCCGGGATGCCCCTCCTCACCATGCAGGAAAAG GTGTTCAGCATGCACCACCGATGGGAGGTTTTCAGAGGGGACAGCACCAACGCAGGTGACCTGCTCTTCACCGTGAAGACAACTTCGCTGATCCAACTCAAGACCGAGATGGATGTCTTCTTGGCAGGGAACACCGCGCAGCAGGTCTGCGACTTCAAGATCAAGGGCAGCTACTTCGACAGGTCCTGCGTCTTCTACCTTGGCGACTCCAACAACATGGTAGCTCAA ATGAGCCGTAAACTGACTGTTTCCAATGTGCTGCTGGGGAGGGACACGTTCAGTGTGACCGTGTTCCCGCACGTCGACTACGTGTTCATCGCGAGCCTTGTTGTGATCCTGGATGAGGTTCACAGGGACAAGCGCGACGATTGA